CATCGTGATCCTGATGGTGATGTTGATGAAATCCAAGCTTCTACGCATCAAGATGTCGCTTCTGGGCTCCTTGATTGGTTTCACCCTGTTGGTTGGCTTCCTGCTCACCACCGGAGCCCTGACGCTTGTTGCAGGTGGAGCAGCTGTCTACGCGGCCAAAAAATAAGGAATTGAATCCAACATTATTGTGGGTGCAGTCCAGCAGGACCTCAGCACTCAACCCAATTCCAAACAGGCCAAAGCAAACACATCACTTAAATCAACGTTTGGGAGACCACCTCGGTACATCCGCATGGTTTCCGACTGAGCCGTAAAACCAAGTGTGGCCATGAGCTCCTCCACCGCAGGATTAAATCCGGGGGTATCGATCAACAACACCCCCGGGTGGCGTTGCTGAAGGTTTCGGATGAGATAAGCGGCTAACTCAGGAGAATCAGCGAGGAGCGGTCCGATCCTCCAACCTTCTCCCTCTTGCAACAGGCAGGGGCGAATGCGCCCGAAACCATGACAGTTTCCCTTGTCATCAAAAAGAGTAAGAACTTGACCAGATTGGTGTCCTAGCCAATCGGCAAGGAAGTGGGGTCTGGGGCTTAGCTCCCTTTGAGCGTCGTACAACTGAACAGCATCTGAAGGAACACTGCTCCCCTTCACCACCTTCAAACCGGGCGGAAGATCGCCCCACAAGTCTTCTGAATTGCTCTCGTTGAAGCAGCTCCAACGGGTGGTCAACGAAGACGCTTCAAATCCCCATCCTGCATAGTCCAAGATTCGAGCTGGGGCAGCCTCTAATCCAATGCAGGTGAGATCAGAAAGGTGATCGAGAGCATGCTTCCAAAGCTGTTGTCCATACCCATGACCTCTCTGATGGGGGACAACGAGATAAAGACCAATAAACCCATAATCAGGGTTGTACCGAACGCCAGCAATGCAACCAATCGGCTCTTGATCGAGCCAGGCGATCCACAACCCTTGCCGATCCGTATGCCTGTAAATCTCAATATCCCCAAGACCTGGAGCAAATCCCTCACGACGAGACCAATCCGTCACGATTGGAATCTGGTTTGACTCCAATTCACAAATTTGAAGAGACCCCATCCAACCAATACAAACGTTGCACGGCCTCAATCATGGGGAAAAACCCTCTTAGATACTCAGAATTCATTCTTGAATATTCGTTCCAAATCTTTTCGAAACTGTTGGGAGCTCAAAGGCTGAGCTTTTTGCCTCGCTGAATTTCTAAGCAGCAAGGAACGAATCCACCAGACCTGAAGAGCTGCAAAGAAAAACCCCACAGTCAGAAAACTGACTGTGGGGGAATCGAGTGGAAGGGCCATGACTGTGACTCTGATCAAGCAGGATGGAGGCTGATCGGGAAAGAACCTTGCGCGAAATGAGTGTGGCCGAACTGCTACTTCGCAACGTAGGGAAGTTTGCTGCAGTGTCGGGAGTAATCGGCGTGGTGATCTGGTTGAGCTGGGTGATGCTCGACGTCAAACATCTTCAATCAGGATTCACCCTGCCATGAAGCGCCAAACAGCTTAAGCAACACCGTCTGATACAAAAGTATCAATAACGCCTGATTGCTCGCGCTCAAGCTCTGGACTGAAACGACGAACAATCAATTCATCGATCGCAAACAAACCAGGCCCCATGGCCAAGATCGCAACCGATGCTGCGAAATAAAGGCCAAGAAGCTCTAGCAAATAGATGTTGAAGCCCGCCGTAATGATCGCGTGATAAATAGCGACTGAGATTGTTCCCATGACCGCTAGAGCACCGAGGCGTGTCAAAAAACCTGTGATTAGGAGCCAACTACCAATCACTTCTGAAAAGGCTGCGATATAGGAAAGAAGGACTGGGAAGGGGAGATGGAGAGGCCGTACAAACGCATCAGCAAAATTTTCAATATTGGCAAGCTTCTCGTAACCGTGATGAATCAAAAGAGTTCCCGTTATGACCCTCAGGATCAAGATCCCAAAATTGGCAAAAAACGGTTTTGTCGCGATTGATCTCAACACTGGATTCACTCTTCTCAATATATCGTAATGAAAACCACGCTCCTTCGCGAAGAAAAGCATCGCCAAGGCGTGTTATTAGGAATAAATACTCACTCACGCCTGAGCGAGCACAGGCGCCATAATGAGTTTTGTATCGAACTATTAACATGACTAGCGAAGCGTTGATCACTGTTTTTCTAGGTTTTGGTGCAGCAGTGACAAGTCTTACGTTTTGGAAGTTAAGCCAAAGTCGCTCACCCCAGGATTCTTCGACCCGCTGATACAAGTGTCCTTAGACACTTTTTGCATCTGTGCCGAATGTTCAATCAGTCAACAAATCTCTTGTAAAGCCAGCGAACAAACCCGCCAAGAACAGGTACGGGGCCAAAGGTAGGACCTACAAAATCGAAATAATCCCGATGACTGATAACCTTTCCATCGGAATTAAGCTCTAGCCGCGAAGCTCCGGGATAGATGAATTCAATTCCCTTGATTTTAAGACCCATTTCCCATTCGACAAAAGCAATTTTGTTATTGATAGCTATCGCACCTGGGACAAGATAAAGATCATCACACCGTTTCATCAAGCCATCCTGTGCTCCGATATAAGCTTCGATACCTTGACGTTCCTGCGTTGGATCTCGAAAACTAACGTTCTCGTCATACAACTCTCTCCATTGAGATTCCGTTGGTGCTGGCTGCCCATAAGGCTTGGTGAACAGAGCTTTTAAACGATCAGCATCCATGGGTTCAGGCCTAAGGCTGTCCTAAGCCTATGAAAAGAAGTGTGATCTCTGCATAAAGTAGATCCAAATTTGTTGGACATCTTTTGTCGAGCCAGAATTTCCAGTACGAACCTGTAGAGGCTTTCGGCGAAGGCTTAACCACCAAACGTCCCTGGAATCAAGGATCACTTGGCTTTGTTGAGCTCCTCAACGGAAGAGTAGCGATGTTGGGCTTTATGGCTGCGATTGTTGGAGAGCTGATAAGTGGTCATGGCCCAGCAGGTCAGGTTGCAGACGTAATCCGCTGGTATTTGTCTTTGTAAACCAAACCAAAAACAATTGATTTCCGTTAAATCATTTTTACAAAGACCGTACCGAGCTCAATTTAAAGCTCCAGCCATTTACGCATAGGAAAAGGTATCATTCAATATCTTTAAGTAATTTTCGAGCCTTAGATGCGAAGGTGAAACCTTGCTATTAGTCTTATTGCATAACAGAAATCAATCAGTTCTTATCATTAGAATCACTCACGATTGAGCAAACAACCAGCATGTATGAATACTGTTTCACATCTCTTTTACCCATTAGCAGTTATTTTCAGATTAGGTCAACAAATATGATCAACATCTAGGCATCACGCTTCCAATAGATCATCGAGTCACGACGTGACGATGTCTGACATCTCAGGCAGTAGTAAGACGTCACGGGCATTGTTCAGACGAATCATCATCTCTGGGTCACCACCCTTATCAGGGTGGTGCTGCACAGCCAATGCTTTGTGCACCCTCTTCACCGCCTGTTCAGTTAATCGACCTGAAAGAGCCAATCCCAAGGTCTGTCTCGCACAAATCGCTTCAAAATCAGGATCCCTACCCAAGGGCTGACGCTCGCGACCATGGTTGGACTGACCAGGTTTGCGCTTTCTACTTCGGTTTCGCTTGCTCCCGCCAGCATTACCTGTTCCAAAACCAGAGCCCCCTTGGGCATCTTGATCGCTCGTCATGGTGATCGCACATGAATTGCCAGCCTGCCGGATCGCGATCACCGGATGCAAAGCAAACCCTCACTGGTTCAAAAATGGCCTTGGGTCTTGATCGAAACGATGATCAAAGGGCGGGGGGGCTGACTGGGCCTCACCATCAAGAGCTGCTGTCGCATCAAGGGCCTTCCTCAACAACCGAGCACTCTGCAAAGGCATATCTCTGGGCACCGAAATTCGATCTCTTAAGTAACGGAGACCGCTTGCAGTATCGGCATTTGGCTGGCAAAGATCGCCTGATATCAAATAGGTCAATGCAGCACGGAGGGGCTGATCAAACCCAGCACCGAGAGGATTGCGAGCCAATAGCGCAGCACGATGGCGCAGAACTCTCTCGAGTGCCCTTTCAGAAAACATCACACCGTCGTCAGTCATCTCGGCACACCAACCAGTTTCGAGTTCAGCGAGACCAGCACCTTGATCCACCGCACGCGCCATCTCTTGCTGTTCGGGACTTGCATTGCTCCAACAACCACCCATTTGTGGTGGCAAGTCGTGGGCATGGGTATGGAAATCACTTTGGGTACCGCGATAAGTCGCAAGCTGCTCCAAAGCGTTGAACCATTGATCGATACCTGGATGCTCTTGACGAAGCGCAAAGCCCTTGAAATAGGCCAACGATGCATTCATCCTCTCGACGTAAGGAACGAACACCAAATCTGCCGTTCCTGGATGCGCTCCACCCGGATGATCAGGATCAAGCCATCGGCCACCTCCGGCTGTCAGCGCCTCCTCCATTTGACGTGCAATCGTATGAAACTGTTCACGCGCTTGAACCTCCTGCCGGTTATTCAGCCTGGGTGTGCAGAGCCAAATACACCAAGCGCGAAACAAAAGACGCTCAAGATCGCGCAACCGTCGCACACGTTTGTCATGCATCCCTGTGCCCAAAGGGCCAAAGGCATGCTCCAACACTTCAAGGATGCGATCACTTTCTGTAAAAAGGCGTCCATCCAACTCAAGGGCTGGAAGCATTCCTGATGGCACCTTTGCGGTAAACCATGGCTCTTTCGGCCCATAGCAGCGCATGGTGACTTTTCGAATCCGATAAGGGACTCGATGAAACTCCAGCCATAGCCAAACCTTCTGGCAATAGGGGCACCAAGCGTGGTGATCACGAAACAGCGTGACCCGTACCTGAGACTCCAACTCTCCAAACAATCGCAATGTGGCTTGTGCATTAGCTGGACCTTCACAACGCTCTGCAGGTTCAGGTGCCAAGGCATCCAGCTCCTCCCAACTCAGGGCAACAGCATTAGCGAGCAGATCGGACATAGCCCACGTTCGGATCTATGCATGATCAAGGATCACCGAGCCTGCGGTTGCTCAGGAGGGCATACTCCTTAGCCTCAAACGTGTTGTGCAGCATTGGCTCACCGCCATTCAGCAACCAGAGTTCAAGCCGAGCATCATCGGGCGCCTCGAAAAAGTACACCTCAAACGGCATCAAAACTTTTTCACAAAAGAAATGACTCTCGCCAATACATTTGAGAATGACCATTTTTGAGGAGTCGTTGTGATAGCAACATTCGCCCATCTAAGAATCACATTCACGATCAGAAGAACATCCTCTGAAAACCTCAGAAAGGTTGTCTAACTCAACACAAAAACAGACCCATCTTTAGGTTTTTTTTATTTCCAATGCGACGATTGTCTTGTTCTTGCCCGCTCTCATGAATTTCGCCATTCTGAATGCGAGAGAGAAGGCTGTGCGACTGACGGGCACTGGCCTCAAGAGCAGTGATCTCTTGGGATGCTGGTATCTGCAAACGGTTTGGTCGAAAGGAGACCAGAAAGCCAACCCGTTTAGCAGCTGGATGCTGAGAAGCCTGGATGCCCGCCTCATGATCAACGCAGAGTTAGGGGACAACTGCAGAGAGTTGCGTCTTTCTAACGCCGTCAACTTGGGGCCTGTTGAACTTAAATTTCAAGGCCCAGGTTTGTTGAAAGGGAAGCGCCCATTACTGATCTTTCACTTTGACTCGCTAACGCTGCGGATTGGTGGAATTGTCTTGCTCAAAAAAGCATTGCCCGCTCCAGAGAAAAAGCGCACTCCTTTTTTTGCTCTGATCGAACGCAATCCTGATGGCTGGATGGCAGCCCGTGGACGGGGTGGCGGACTCGCGCTCTGGACACTCAAGGATTAATCCTTTGTTCTTGCCATTGCGTGGAAGACAACCACAGACGTCGCACGTGCGGGTGCGACTTGAGATCGAGCTGCTCAATGCGATGCAAGGAAATCCGAAGAAGGCGCAAATGCTCTGGCATCGCTGAATCCTCTGACACTTCCTGAGGCCATGGACCTTGAGGATCAAATGGATCACCGGGAGGGGGCCAGGCCCAGACTGCTCGACCAGAAGGTGAGAGTCGCTTCCACTCTGGATTCAAAGCCACAGAATCATCTGCGGCAGAGATCAGTCTTGCCGTTCCACGGAGGCGAAACTGCTCGCGAGCCTTACGAAACAACCAGCACAACTCCACCTCAGGTGTTCGTTCAATCTCTAAGCACTTCTCACTGCGGGCATCAGTTAGCAGGTCCATCGTCGCCGCCGCACTCCAATCGCGGAAAACGAGCGTTCGCACTCTTGGACAACCATCAACCGCAAGACTTGCAAGCTGCACCCAGCGACCACCCGGTGAACGACCTTCCCTCTTGCGTGCCGCAATCAAGAGTGGTCTCCAAGGAGGGAGGGACTGCGTTGCATCCATATCAGTGCTCAATGTCCAGCCAAGGATCAAGAAAAGTAAGTGGCTTATTCATTGTTTCCGAGAAGCCCAAGATGCCCTGGTCGCGATGAAAGTAGAGAACTGAATCATCCTCGTCCAACAGAAATGTGCCGCCTCGCTGAGTGATGTAAGCGTTGTTGGGAACATAAGTTCCCCACTTTGTTAGCACTTCATTCATGTTGCGAAGACGAACCGTGGCCAGCTCGAACGGGCGTAGAAACCCGCTTCCCCCAGCCAGGCGAAACAAAGGAGAGTCTTCAAAACGAGCGGGAGCATTGCGGTCTCCCATATATCCCCTCAGAACTTCAGCAAGAGTGCCAGGGGAACCAATCCCTGCACACATCAACAGAAGAGATGGCCAAGGGCCTCCAGCAGCTTGAAGTCCTGGTGAAAGACCAACACTGCGATGCAGATCCGCATCGGGAACCACCCGAAGCTGAGACCTTGGAAATCCTGTAAACACGCAAAAACGATCAGCACCTGCTTGATCTCCGATCGCAATACCCAACGTCTTGATCCCTGCGTGCTCCAAACGAGAAAGCGCAGGCACAAGGGCTTGGGCATATTCCATTGAGTCGAAATCACCCAGCTGTGTGAACAGCAATACCAAACGCTTGGAGCCTGATTCCATGCCAGGAATTTGCTGGAGGTAAGCGCGTATGGCTTCTGGTGCTTTCATATTCGATCAAGCCTTAACGGAGTCATTCGATACTGAGATCTCAAGCCTAAGCAAAATTGGATCCGATCTCCTAATTTAAAAATTTCATGCACCAACTCAGGATGTAGAAAACATCATGGGAAAGACCAAGCGATTGCTGTTTGCACCATCAACAGCAACCCAAAAAGATTCGCGTGTATGACATTTGACTGATCAGATTTGAATCTTCCTAAATACAATCAATTCCCCCTAGCCATGGCAACTTTTCAATGAATTTTATTGGTGCAATCACTTCGCCTGTGCTGAATCAGCACGCGTTTCAACAAAGTGATTAAGTCTCATCACTGCGTAATCCAAAATCCGAGATCATTGACAGGATCGCTTCTTCAATCTCTAACTCTTCTAACCGCCACTGCTTGGAGGAAGCATTCGGAATGTCAATGCGCTTGTAAATGTGACCATCAGTCACAAGGTACTGGCTGGGATCAACCATTTTTTTAGAGGTGACAATCAAGGCGAGGTCTCCATCCACAATCCAAATCTGATCGGACCATGCAGGGTGTCACAAGGGTTTGTCTTGGGGAGCACATCAAGACTGGCTGGCCTCCCCCGACCACCAGCCACGATCACAAGCCATGGAGGGCGGGCGATGAGGACTGAGAATCGTTAGCCACAGAGCGATGATGACCCATCCATGAATGCAGCATTCAGCATGAAAAGCCAACATCTTTACCTTCCGCTGCTGCTGCTTGCGCTCGGAGCATCCAGCTCAGTTCATGCCAGTTGCGACACCTTTTCAACCAAGCTGAGCAGGATTAATGCTGAAGAGGAAAAATCCTTCAAAGAAGCGCGAAAAAAGTACGTCCAAAAGAAATGTGGATCTCAAAGCCAATCCTGGATCGGAGGCGCGGCAGGCTCCAGACGATTTCAATATTTAAATTGCAAACTCAGTGCGAGGAACAGCGACGCGTTCAAAAAAGAATGGGCTGTCAATGCTGCGAGTTGGCAGGCCAAGCGAGAGAAAGTAAACATTGAGCTCCTCTCCTTGAGTTGTACTGAATGATTGATTCCACAACACCAACAAGAAAGGCCAGTGCAGCGTTTAAAACCAGTTTCTTAGCAACAGACTCAAACAGAACTGGCTTGACCTTTCAAAGAAACGCCAATGCACTCGCCTCTTCCCCAGGAAGAAATATCCAGGATCGATCCAGGCAGCCTGATTCAGCTTTAGCCAGCAACAACCTCGGCGTTGACGCGCGCAACCAACTCAACTAGAACGAATGTACCAGCGACAGACTCTTGGCTCCGAGCTCGCCCTATGCCACTTTCCAGGCTGAAGCGTGGATGCATGACTCTGTCATCAGCCCTCGAAAGACATGCCACACCAGGACTGGATCCAGGACCCCAACTCCACTGACACGAAACGGTTCCACCCCGACGAAAAGAGTTGGGGCCGTGATCCACACGTCTTCGTGGATTCAGGGCGACCTCTTTCAGGTGACCCTCCCCTGTTGAAGACGCGTGTCCATTTGAGCCAGCAAACAGCTAATCAACTTTGGCGAGAACTCTTACGCGTCGGATGGCGACCCTGCAGCCCACAGTGGAGTCCAGACTCAGACATCTGAGCTTCCTCTATTACCAGTCAACGCTGCATTCGGAATGCCTCATCCAAAGCGTTTAACCAAATTGGTAATGCTTGCGGACAGGTTGGTGAACCTCCCAAGTGCAGCTCATTCCCTTTGGAAACACAACAAGATCTCCAGCCCCAAAGCGGACCGGCTCGCCCCCATCCGGGGTCACCGTTACGTCCCCGTCCAGCAACAAACAGGTTTCACTCTGGTCGTAAGTCCAGGGGAATGTGCTGATGTCGCAGCCCCAAATCGGCCAGTCGCGCAACCCAAGAGCCAGGATCGTGCTCTCGGGGCAAGTCGATGTGACGCTGATCATCACACTAATTAAGCAGACTTTCTCAGACTCGCTGATTTCGGGGCGCCTGACCATCCCCAACAAGCAATCCACGCTGCCAACGTGATGTTTGTCGGAGCAAAAGACCGCTGAAACCAGCAAGACCGACACCCAACCAAAGCAGCCAACTCAACTGACCGGCTCCAATCAGGACAGCAGACAGCCACAGCGATCCCCAAAGCCAAGGCCGTAGCGAGCGAATGCGACGCAGTGCAACCGAACAGCTACGGCAGTGCTTGGTATGACTGTGATATCGGTCCATTAAGGCTTCCACCTCTTGACGAGGTGGAAGCGGTCGACCGGCAAAGGGGCCCCCACCTTGGCGGTTAACCCAACGATGCAGCGCCTTGACATATATATCGGCTGATGTTGGGAGGACAAAGGCCTGTTCAGCGGCAGCACTACCACCAGCGGTTTCAAGGACCCGTTCTTGCCAGTGCAGGAACACCTGATCGTCTTCCAAGACCTTGTGGTTACCGATGTGCTGTAACCAGCGAGGCCGAAGTCCCACCAAGAGACGAGGAGCAGCTGCCTTGAACTGAAAGGGAAACCGAGCAAACAAGCGACATTTCCCTCTGCTAATCGGTACGGCATAAACCACCGTCAGAATCCGCGCAAACCCCTTAGCCGTGAGGTCGTGCCACATCAGCTGGGGAGCTCGAAAGTGCGTGTCCTGTGAGCCGAGCTTTCCCCTGCGAGGGCCTTCCTGCCAAAACGCTTCAAATCCTTGCGAGTCCTCGCGGGTAATCACCGCCTCCACGGGAGACGCATTCTCCCTTTTGCCCACGGTGCGGTGATGGGTGAATGGGACATGACTCACATCCAAAACATTTTCAAGAAGGGTGAGGGCATCCATCGGCAAATCGCGGAAGGTGTCCTGCACGATCCAGCCATCTGCCCAACCATCTCCTTGCTCCTGAAGAACGGGAACCAAAGGAAGTGCTGCAGAGTCAGCAGCTGAAGCGGTGCCACTCCAGACAAACAACAACCCCTGGCCTGTTGCTGTAGGAAAACTTCCACAACCCGTTCGCTTGGATTCCGAGCGAGCTCGCTCTCCCATTTGAGGGATCGCCCGGCAGGTGCCCTGCCCATCAAAACTCCAACCGTGATAAGGGCATTCCAATTGACCAGCCTCATTAATACGACCTTCACTGAGAGGAACTAGTCGATGAGGGCAGACATCTTCAAAAGCCCTCCAACATTGGCCTGGAGCATCCCACCACAACACCAGGTCTTGCTCAAGGAGGGTGAATCGCTGGGGACGGGTCCGGTCAAGATCGCGCAAATAGGCCACAGGCCACCACTGTTCACTCCAGCTGGGGTGCATGGCTATTGCACGACTGACGACATGATCGTCGGATCATGATCCGTGACGTGAGGAGAAATACCGAACCGAGCAGATTGGTCGTTCAGAGCAAGTCAAGCTGACTCCAAAGCGCGCGATCATGGAAGAAAGGAGAGTATTGCTGCCCCTGCCTCTGCAGTGCTCAATGCGATAACCATCCGCTCCCTTCAACCTTTGATCAACTCCTAGACACCTTTTCTATGGTCTTGACCGTTTTTTCATTCCTTCTGGCGCTGTTTCATTTCGTCGGGCCGATACCTACCGATCTGGGCATCCATCAAGGTCAACTGAGTCCATGTGAATCACCCGCACACTGCGCTCAACTTGAGTGGGAGCGAAATGATCCGATCGGAAGCCTGAACGAACTCGCCAAAGTCATCCAACAAACCCCACGATCCGAGATCGTCGAACAGCACACGAACTACCTCCATGCAACGGCCAGCAGTCAGATCTTCGGCTTCGTTGACGATCTAGAGCTCTATGCCGATACGGCACGTTCCGTTCTCCAAGCACGCTCAGTTTCAAGACTTGGAGAATCAGATCTTGGCGTCAACGAACAACGTCTCCGAAGCTTGGAGTCTGTCTTGTCCAAGCAAGATTGATTGAGATTGTGTGGTGTTCAATGTCACGCGACCACGTTGATCAGTGCACCTCGGACACAGACAAGGGGCGTAGTCATGCAAGCTGGCATGGTGCTGAACTGGTCGATAACTCGGGCGCATGCGTCATCCGCTTAGGACTGTTTTGACGC
The Synechococcus sp. CC9311 DNA segment above includes these coding regions:
- a CDS encoding GNAT family N-acetyltransferase; this translates as MGSLQICELESNQIPIVTDWSRREGFAPGLGDIEIYRHTDRQGLWIAWLDQEPIGCIAGVRYNPDYGFIGLYLVVPHQRGHGYGQQLWKHALDHLSDLTCIGLEAAPARILDYAGWGFEASSLTTRWSCFNESNSEDLWGDLPPGLKVVKGSSVPSDAVQLYDAQRELSPRPHFLADWLGHQSGQVLTLFDDKGNCHGFGRIRPCLLQEGEGWRIGPLLADSPELAAYLIRNLQQRHPGVLLIDTPGFNPAVEELMATLGFTAQSETMRMYRGGLPNVDLSDVFALACLELG
- a CDS encoding DoxX family protein, which encodes MLFFAKERGFHYDILRRVNPVLRSIATKPFFANFGILILRVITGTLLIHHGYEKLANIENFADAFVRPLHLPFPVLLSYIAAFSEVIGSWLLITGFLTRLGALAVMGTISVAIYHAIITAGFNIYLLELLGLYFAASVAILAMGPGLFAIDELIVRRFSPELEREQSGVIDTFVSDGVA
- a CDS encoding nuclear transport factor 2 family protein, translating into MDADRLKALFTKPYGQPAPTESQWRELYDENVSFRDPTQERQGIEAYIGAQDGLMKRCDDLYLVPGAIAINNKIAFVEWEMGLKIKGIEFIYPGASRLELNSDGKVISHRDYFDFVGPTFGPVPVLGGFVRWLYKRFVD
- a CDS encoding chlorophyll a/b-binding protein; its protein translation is MSSQNFQYEPVEAFGEGLTTKRPWNQGSLGFVELLNGRVAMLGFMAAIVGELISGHGPAGQVADVIRWYLSL
- a CDS encoding molecular chaperone DnaJ; this encodes MTSDQDAQGGSGFGTGNAGGSKRNRSRKRKPGQSNHGRERQPLGRDPDFEAICARQTLGLALSGRLTEQAVKRVHKALAVQHHPDKGGDPEMMIRLNNARDVLLLPEMSDIVTS
- a CDS encoding glutathione S-transferase, whose translation is MSDLLANAVALSWEELDALAPEPAERCEGPANAQATLRLFGELESQVRVTLFRDHHAWCPYCQKVWLWLEFHRVPYRIRKVTMRCYGPKEPWFTAKVPSGMLPALELDGRLFTESDRILEVLEHAFGPLGTGMHDKRVRRLRDLERLLFRAWCIWLCTPRLNNRQEVQAREQFHTIARQMEEALTAGGGRWLDPDHPGGAHPGTADLVFVPYVERMNASLAYFKGFALRQEHPGIDQWFNALEQLATYRGTQSDFHTHAHDLPPQMGGCWSNASPEQQEMARAVDQGAGLAELETGWCAEMTDDGVMFSERALERVLRHRAALLARNPLGAGFDQPLRAALTYLISGDLCQPNADTASGLRYLRDRISVPRDMPLQSARLLRKALDATAALDGEAQSAPPPFDHRFDQDPRPFLNQ
- a CDS encoding DUF1830 domain-containing protein, giving the protein MGECCYHNDSSKMVILKCIGESHFFCEKVLMPFEVYFFEAPDDARLELWLLNGGEPMLHNTFEAKEYALLSNRRLGDP
- a CDS encoding pyridoxamine 5'-phosphate oxidase family protein codes for the protein MSTDMDATQSLPPWRPLLIAARKREGRSPGGRWVQLASLAVDGCPRVRTLVFRDWSAAATMDLLTDARSEKCLEIERTPEVELCWLFRKAREQFRLRGTARLISAADDSVALNPEWKRLSPSGRAVWAWPPPGDPFDPQGPWPQEVSEDSAMPEHLRLLRISLHRIEQLDLKSHPHVRRLWLSSTQWQEQRINP
- a CDS encoding AhpC/TSA family protein gives rise to the protein MKAPEAIRAYLQQIPGMESGSKRLVLLFTQLGDFDSMEYAQALVPALSRLEHAGIKTLGIAIGDQAGADRFCVFTGFPRSQLRVVPDADLHRSVGLSPGLQAAGGPWPSLLLMCAGIGSPGTLAEVLRGYMGDRNAPARFEDSPLFRLAGGSGFLRPFELATVRLRNMNEVLTKWGTYVPNNAYITQRGGTFLLDEDDSVLYFHRDQGILGFSETMNKPLTFLDPWLDIEH
- a CDS encoding DUF1651 domain-containing protein, whose translation is MPHQDWIQDPNSTDTKRFHPDEKSWGRDPHVFVDSGRPLSGDPPLLKTRVHLSQQTANQLWRELLRVGWRPCSPQWSPDSDI
- a CDS encoding cupin domain-containing protein, which gives rise to MVRRPEISESEKVCLISVMISVTSTCPESTILALGLRDWPIWGCDISTFPWTYDQSETCLLLDGDVTVTPDGGEPVRFGAGDLVVFPKGMSCTWEVHQPVRKHYQFG
- a CDS encoding Rieske 2Fe-2S domain-containing protein, yielding MHPSWSEQWWPVAYLRDLDRTRPQRFTLLEQDLVLWWDAPGQCWRAFEDVCPHRLVPLSEGRINEAGQLECPYHGWSFDGQGTCRAIPQMGERARSESKRTGCGSFPTATGQGLLFVWSGTASAADSAALPLVPVLQEQGDGWADGWIVQDTFRDLPMDALTLLENVLDVSHVPFTHHRTVGKRENASPVEAVITREDSQGFEAFWQEGPRRGKLGSQDTHFRAPQLMWHDLTAKGFARILTVVYAVPISRGKCRLFARFPFQFKAAAPRLLVGLRPRWLQHIGNHKVLEDDQVFLHWQERVLETAGGSAAAEQAFVLPTSADIYVKALHRWVNRQGGGPFAGRPLPPRQEVEALMDRYHSHTKHCRSCSVALRRIRSLRPWLWGSLWLSAVLIGAGQLSWLLWLGVGLAGFSGLLLRQTSRWQRGLLVGDGQAPRNQRV
- a CDS encoding DUF1499 domain-containing protein: MVLTVFSFLLALFHFVGPIPTDLGIHQGQLSPCESPAHCAQLEWERNDPIGSLNELAKVIQQTPRSEIVEQHTNYLHATASSQIFGFVDDLELYADTARSVLQARSVSRLGESDLGVNEQRLRSLESVLSKQD